Genomic window (Leptospira andrefontaineae):
CCCTTAAAATTGAATTTATTCTCTTCGTACATGAACTTTAAGAATTTCTTATCCGTATTTTTAAGTTGTAAAACGATCTTTTCGGCCATTTTATCCTGGATCTGACCGATTAATTCTTTTGTTAATTTTATCTTAAATTCTGGATTGTACTGACCCTTAATTTCTTTTAGTCGGGTAAGAGCGGATTCTTTTACCTGGACCTCTTCTTTTACTAGAATATTGCCGCTATTATCTTCGATCGCATTTAGGAAACGTAACATATTCCCGGCGTTATAATCGCGTACGAAGTTTAAAACATCGTCGATCGAGTTGTATTCTACCGATTTAGGATTTACTTTCATTCTTTAAGTGATCTCTACGTGTGATTCTAAACGGGTTTTCCAAGCTTGCAAGCATAGATTCCAAGCTCTTTCTTCTTTCCGTACTTATATCGGTCGCTTCTCCCATAGAAAACAACATTTTGCATCCAGGGCCTGCGTCACAACAGTCGGAAATATCACATTCTTCTTTATACTTTCTCAATTCCGGGTAACTTTCTAAGATCTCACCTTTGGACAAGTGTAAGATCCCCCATTCTTTGATACCTGGAGAATCGATTAACACGATATTATCTTCCAGGACCAGAAAGTTAGAGTTTGTAGTAGTATGTTTACCCTTCTTTGTAGAAAGACTGACCTGAGAAGTTTTTTGCAATTCCCTGTCGGATAAGACGTTTACTAAGCTAGATTTTCCGACTCCTGAATTTCCAACCAGGTAGGTGGTTTTGGACGAAAACTTAGAACATAATTCTTCTAGACCTTGGCCGGTCTGGCAAGAAACAATGATTATATCGTAGCCGAGATTTTTATAAATGGAAGAGCGTCTAATCGCAGTTTCTTGATCCACTAAATCCGATTTTGTGAATATAATTAGGGGAGGGACCTGAGAAAGATACGCGGCCGCCAAACAACGATCCAAGAATCCATCTTTAGTTTCAGGATCTTTTAAAGAGGCAAGTACGGCGATTTGATCCACATTCGCACAAAGTACCTGTGCATCCCCCTCTTTACTTTTACGTAGAAGTTCATTTTTACGGGACAATCTTTCTTCGATCGCCCATTCTCCGCCTGATTCCATCGCACAAACTCTGTCGCCTACAACAAAGGGATGTCTTTCTTTTGCGGCAATATTTCTGAGCCTTCCTCTAAGTACGGCTCTTACTCTTCCTCTTTCTGGAGAATACAAATCATAGAAGGCGCCAAAGACCCTTGCTATCGTAAAAAACTCCTTTACTGGAATCGTGGAAGTAGACATTCTTAAGCCTAATTTTACAGGCACGCGATGAAAATCATACGCAAATTCGGACCTATATTCGGTCTTGTTTTAGCCGCATTCCTTCTGCAATCGGCGCTCATATTCGGTTTGGATTTCAGATCCTTGGATCCGGATCGTACAATCGTGCTTCTCATCAGTTTGCCTTTTACTACTTTGGCCGCTGTATTTGTTTGGATCTGGTTCAACGAGTTCGGACCTGCATGGAATTTATCATCCGCACTTTCTAAACTGACGGACCAAGAATATGTAAAATACCTTTCTTCGTTAGATAAATTCAAAAGTGATCTGATTGCAACCAACATCACGGAAAGTGTATGCGATAAAATACTGAAATTTCTACCAAGTATCATCAACGCAAGTAGGGCGAAAATTTACTTATGGAGAGAGGATCTCGGAAAATTCTCCCCTTATCCTAGAGACACAGGAGAAGATCATTTTTACATATTCGATCCCTTCCTTTTATGGATAACAGAACACGATAAAATTTTTTATTCAGAAGAATTTGCAGAAAACGCAAAACTGCAGCAAATCAGAGAACATGCGCTTTCATTTGCGGCGAAAACAAAAGCGGATCTTCTCGTTCCTTTTATCTTAAACAAAAGTCTTTTAGGGATGTTGGTGCTCGGACCTAAAAATGATGGAAGAAGGTATACTGCTTCCGAACTGGAAAAGCTAAATGAGATGCGCTCCGTCTCTGTGATGTCGCTTTCCAATTCCATTTTTTACGAAAGACTAATAGAGCTTACGGAAACCCTCGAAGAAAAAGTCAGACATAGGACCCAAGAGCTGGAAAGTGCTCAATCCCAACTTATCATGTCAGAAAAGATGGCCTCTTTAGGAACCATGGTCGCAGGGATCGCGCATGAAATCAATACTCCGGCGGGAGTAATCAACGGTTCCGCTGATAATCTAGAATCGAATATGAATTATATCGTAAAGAACGTATTCGAAATAGTTAGATTCGCAAGAAATAAGAAATTAAGAAAATCATTTGAAGTAGCACTTCTTCATATCTTAAGAGATCGGAAAAAAAGCCAGGCAATGGAGTCTAAGGACAAGTTCCGGATCAAACGAGAGATGAAAGAAGAAATGGTCGAAATGGGAATCGAAGTCTCATTAGCAGGTGAAGTTGCTTCTTTCATTATCGAAAATGATATTATGGAAGTTCGAAAGTACATCCTCGAAATTTTGGCCCAAGGCGCAAAACCTGGATACGAGATGTTAAAACACGCATCTAATACGAACCGAAATATTAAGAATATTAAATATTCTATTAAAAATATTGTACGGATCGTAAAAGCTTTAAAATATTATTCTCACTTAGACCAAAGCAAATCTTTCACCAGTGCAGATTTGATAGAAGGTATCGAAAATACTTTAGTGATCATGAACAACCAACTCAAGTACGGAGTAGAGGTAAAAACGAATTTCTCTACAATTCCGAAAGTTGTATGTAATCCTGATGAGCTAAATCAGGTCTGGACTAATCTAATCCAAAATGCAAACCAAGCGATTCGAGGCCAGGGCACTATCGAGTTATCGGTATATTCTGCCGGTGATACGGTAAC
Coding sequences:
- the rsgA gene encoding ribosome small subunit-dependent GTPase A; the encoded protein is MSTSTIPVKEFFTIARVFGAFYDLYSPERGRVRAVLRGRLRNIAAKERHPFVVGDRVCAMESGGEWAIEERLSRKNELLRKSKEGDAQVLCANVDQIAVLASLKDPETKDGFLDRCLAAAYLSQVPPLIIFTKSDLVDQETAIRRSSIYKNLGYDIIIVSCQTGQGLEELCSKFSSKTTYLVGNSGVGKSSLVNVLSDRELQKTSQVSLSTKKGKHTTTNSNFLVLEDNIVLIDSPGIKEWGILHLSKGEILESYPELRKYKEECDISDCCDAGPGCKMLFSMGEATDISTERRKSLESMLASLENPFRITRRDHLKNESKS
- a CDS encoding sensor histidine kinase, which encodes MKIIRKFGPIFGLVLAAFLLQSALIFGLDFRSLDPDRTIVLLISLPFTTLAAVFVWIWFNEFGPAWNLSSALSKLTDQEYVKYLSSLDKFKSDLIATNITESVCDKILKFLPSIINASRAKIYLWREDLGKFSPYPRDTGEDHFYIFDPFLLWITEHDKIFYSEEFAENAKLQQIREHALSFAAKTKADLLVPFILNKSLLGMLVLGPKNDGRRYTASELEKLNEMRSVSVMSLSNSIFYERLIELTETLEEKVRHRTQELESAQSQLIMSEKMASLGTMVAGIAHEINTPAGVINGSADNLESNMNYIVKNVFEIVRFARNKKLRKSFEVALLHILRDRKKSQAMESKDKFRIKREMKEEMVEMGIEVSLAGEVASFIIENDIMEVRKYILEILAQGAKPGYEMLKHASNTNRNIKNIKYSIKNIVRIVKALKYYSHLDQSKSFTSADLIEGIENTLVIMNNQLKYGVEVKTNFSTIPKVVCNPDELNQVWTNLIQNANQAIRGQGTIELSVYSAGDTVTIEVQDDGPGINPSIKDRIWDPFFTTKDQGEGSGLGLGIVKGIVEKHKGKITVESIPGKTVFKVELPLRPPQPNAETSIEKSAV